A single genomic interval of Salinarchaeum sp. IM2453 harbors:
- a CDS encoding ribonuclease H, translated as MATHGRPVLRDLFDESPTPHIAHPPHSHHRDYYVATDGSFRERGGGLGVVIEAYDGSRVTRLSVPDSPPDNNVAEYRALHLGLDVLAEHVSADATVGILVDHDQLAENVNSMTLAINRPDYEFTHSVTVPQITENHWRGIQARIAGFDNIRAARIRSDHNPAHPLANRPDQYGHVNRELPQRSTNPETENTPEGVPPPSRSKRPPASD; from the coding sequence ATGGCAACACATGGTCGGCCGGTGTTGCGAGACCTCTTTGATGAGTCACCGACGCCGCACATTGCTCATCCACCACATTCTCACCATCGTGATTACTATGTTGCAACCGATGGGTCCTTCCGTGAACGTGGAGGAGGGCTCGGCGTTGTTATTGAGGCATATGATGGCTCACGAGTGACTCGTCTTTCCGTTCCTGACTCGCCACCAGATAATAACGTTGCTGAGTACCGAGCACTACATCTCGGCTTAGACGTCCTCGCTGAGCACGTATCCGCTGATGCAACTGTTGGTATTCTTGTTGATCACGACCAGCTCGCAGAGAATGTTAACTCGATGACGTTGGCGATTAATCGGCCGGATTATGAGTTTACACATTCCGTAACTGTGCCACAGATAACCGAAAACCACTGGCGAGGCATTCAAGCACGTATCGCTGGATTTGATAATATCCGTGCTGCTCGAATTAGGAGTGATCATAATCCTGCGCATCCACTTGCTAATCGTCCCGACCAATATGGACATGTAAACCGTGAACTCCCACAACGATCCACTAACCCTGAGACCGAGAACACTCCAGAAGGAGTTCCACCACCGTCTCGATCCAAACGACCACCTGCAAGTGATTGA